One stretch of Geoalkalibacter ferrihydriticus DSM 17813 DNA includes these proteins:
- a CDS encoding ADP-ribosylglycohydrolase family protein: protein MLGALAGDIIGSRFEHANIKRKDFALFHPECTFTDDSVLSIALAESLLDQQDFAGTLRRYYQDYPHAGYGGYFHRWAQDSGMGPYNSFGNGSAMRTSPVGWYYDDLEQALAAAQDQAAVTHDHPEGIKGAQAVVAAIQLARQGKSKKEIKADIQWRCGYDLQRRLDDIRPNYVFDVTCQGSVPEAIIAFLEAQNFEDAIRNAISLGGDSDTIACITGSIAEAFFGGVPSAITQEVFKRLDPALAEVTQRFYREVVEPKL, encoded by the coding sequence ATGCTCGGTGCACTGGCGGGAGATATCATCGGTTCGCGCTTTGAACATGCGAACATCAAGCGCAAGGATTTCGCTCTTTTTCACCCCGAATGTACGTTTACCGACGACAGCGTCTTGAGCATCGCCCTGGCTGAGAGTCTTCTCGACCAGCAGGATTTCGCCGGGACCCTGCGCCGTTATTACCAGGATTATCCCCATGCCGGTTACGGCGGCTATTTCCATCGTTGGGCGCAGGATTCCGGCATGGGGCCCTACAACAGTTTCGGCAACGGCTCGGCGATGCGCACCAGTCCGGTGGGATGGTATTACGACGACCTTGAGCAGGCGTTGGCTGCGGCTCAAGACCAGGCCGCAGTGACCCACGATCATCCCGAAGGCATCAAGGGGGCACAGGCGGTGGTTGCCGCCATCCAGTTGGCCCGGCAGGGAAAAAGTAAAAAGGAAATCAAAGCCGACATTCAGTGGCGCTGCGGCTACGACCTGCAACGCCGTCTCGATGACATTCGTCCGAATTATGTTTTTGATGTGACCTGCCAGGGGTCTGTGCCCGAGGCGATCATCGCTTTTCTTGAAGCGCAGAATTTCGAGGATGCGATCCGCAACGCGATCTCTCTCGGCGGGGATTCAGATACCATCGCCTGCATCACCGGCAGCATTGCCGAGGCTTTTTTCGGCGGTGTGCCCTCTGCGATTACACAGGAGGTGTTCAAGCGCCTTGATCCGGCCCTGGCCGAGGTCACACAGCGCTTTTACCGTGAAGTGGTCGAACCGAAACTCTGA
- a CDS encoding GLUG motif-containing protein, producing MNKIFRLIWSDTLGSLVAVAEIVSSRGRGAGKRRRLLLPAMALVLSVWIFAGTAGAGTLPTGGDIVAGSGSIATNGNTLTVTQDTQRMAADWTSFSIGQNNTVNFSQPSSSAVALNRVTGGDASVIQGALNANGQVFLVNPNGVLFSSGAQVNVGGLVASTLDIGNDDFMAGNYRFAGNSSNAIVNQGNITAHNGGTIALIAARIDNSGTLTANGGNVLMGAGRKVALDLGGPVKIEVEEAAIDALIEQGGAIRADGGLVYLTARAAGELTSTVINHTGITQARALATGENGEIYLMGDMDNGRIEVAGTLDASAPHGGDGGFIETSAAEVQIKDGLEVTTAAPLGKTGEWLIDPNDYTIAASGGDITGEQLSTNLGTTNITIQSIEGVNTSGNGDIFVNDSITWDSNILTLNAQRNIEINRELFGSGTAGLALEYGQGAVAAGNTAEYYVNAPVNLASTGSFSTKLGSDGAPLTYTIITELGAQGSTTGTDLQGINGNLSGRYVLGADIDASATADWNSGAGFRPIALIHTENFTGTFDGLGHEITSLTIDRPDTSFVGLFGRVRPGGTVKNVGMTGVSITGANYVGGLIASATEGSVTNSYATGVVTGNSYVGGLIASATEGSVTNSYATGVVTGNSYVGGLIGVGGLIASATEGSVTNSYATGVVTGNSYVGGLIGYAREGNATNSYATGVVTGNSYVGGLIGYASQGSVTNSYATGVVTGTSFYAGGLIGRVYQGSVTNSYATGEVDGHWYSGGLIGNLNQGSVTNSYATGAVTGRNDYVGGLIGTIDADPTIANSYWDTQTSGMNTSAGGEGRTTAEMQRLLTFEAWMGEDSPWTFSAGTAAEGYEAGLPYLSNVTREEDRPQFRILFGGGWGDNETPYSITDWNQLQDINVVVGDNFSFKLVENLDTSTAGYALQVKVSETLANGGKGWEPIGTNSRRFIGHFDGNGYTIRNLMINRPTENYVGLFGATENANLLNLAFHDFDVTGNRRVGGLIASAENTTINRVFSSGVVSSTGTDHSIVGGLAGETLGATSIENTWFGGDVTAISRNVGGLVGLMAGSSSIQNSYVTANVRIVEQSNHGAIGGLVGSVDATATGKIENSYATGSVIATNTNTSNIMNVGVGGLVGQIRGSESGFSIVNSYAVGTVGSYSGSTTNAGGLVGVNNTTNAVINSFWDIHKSGITTSAGGEGKTTTEMHTLSTFSDWTVDGSPWTFTAGGSSVEGYEVVLPYLTDVTREEDRELSVLFAGGWGGLTSGDSDGTPYTITDWNQLQNINAVVGGNFSFQLSNSLDAETTGYAQKVKDGEVLANNGAGWKPIGSVGLSDSPFVGIFDGGGHTISNLTINRPQDDYIGLFGATQNAAISNLILSDVDIRGDALVGSVVGEARNTHLENIAVTSGMVTGFLNVGGLAGWFEEATISKSYAMGDVTGEARVGGLAGNLANGEISESYATGNVTGNELVGGLIGTAINASTVEQSYYSTGTVAGNFSVGGLVGEAVSTTITDSYAHGSIISADKGGQEFPDEAIGGLVGKLLESSVSNSYAVGQISPSGDAQDVGGLIGHAVDSDVIDSFWDAQLSGVYTSAGGEGKTTTEMHALSTFSAWNGEGSPWTLTAGASAVAGYEVVLPYLAHVTRDEDRELSVLFAGGWGNGETPYAITNWNQLQNINAVVGEDFSFKLSNNLDVSITGYAQQVGEEDTLANDGKGWMPIGANATRFTGTFDGGGHTINNLIINMAEADDVGLFGVSDNASLRNLTLYNAEVTGKDYVGGLVGRATDTSIENIHIVGGRVGALRYVGGVVGQILTVGDGVSAINTSSSSASVISTGSGEFSDAGGLAGNLRGNTTLGNSWASGDVTAGFRNVGGLVGFLYGAAVIENSYATGDVKMVEQSSHGAIGGLVGSVATDATGKIKNSYATGNVIAPNSSSSGVNQGVGGLVGQIRDSGTGFSIINSYAIGTVGSYSGSTTNVGGLVGVNKANPTIANSFWDTQTSGITTSAGGEGKTTTQMHTLSTFSNWNVDGSPWTLTAGGSAVEGYEVVLPYLTNVTREEDRVLSVLFDGGWGGLTNGDADGTPYTITDWDQLQNINAVVDQGFDFVLQNDLDADTVGYTQQVKENELLANDGKGWAPIGSWSNPAAYTGTFDGNNKTISGLIINRPNEEDVGLFGTAVDATIGNLTLSDVDILGGDAVGSVVGMAGNTHLENITVTGGAVAGTYDVGGLVGVMTESLRTIVDSHANVSVSGNAVVGGLVGSLYGSSIINSSASGSXSCQRQCFRKCCCRWVGRFLVRLLHHQ from the coding sequence GTGAATAAAATTTTTCGCCTGATCTGGAGCGACACTCTTGGAAGTTTGGTCGCCGTGGCCGAAATCGTTTCGAGCCGCGGCAGAGGGGCGGGCAAACGCCGCCGGTTGCTCTTGCCGGCCATGGCCTTGGTGCTGAGTGTCTGGATCTTCGCTGGGACGGCGGGCGCAGGCACTTTGCCCACTGGGGGCGACATTGTCGCCGGTTCCGGCTCCATCGCCACCAACGGCAACACCCTGACTGTGACGCAGGATACCCAGCGCATGGCGGCCGACTGGACGTCCTTCTCCATCGGCCAGAACAACACCGTCAACTTCAGTCAGCCTTCCAGCAGCGCCGTGGCCCTCAACCGCGTGACCGGCGGGGATGCCTCGGTCATTCAAGGCGCTCTCAACGCCAACGGCCAGGTGTTTCTGGTCAACCCCAACGGCGTGCTTTTTTCCTCCGGCGCTCAGGTCAATGTGGGCGGCCTGGTCGCTTCGACCCTCGATATCGGCAATGACGACTTCATGGCGGGGAATTATCGCTTTGCTGGAAACTCGTCTAACGCCATCGTGAATCAGGGGAACATCACCGCCCACAATGGCGGCACCATCGCCCTGATCGCCGCGCGCATCGACAACAGCGGCACTCTCACCGCCAACGGCGGCAACGTGCTGATGGGCGCGGGCCGCAAGGTTGCGCTGGATTTGGGTGGTCCGGTCAAGATCGAAGTCGAAGAGGCCGCCATTGACGCCCTCATCGAGCAGGGCGGCGCGATCAGGGCCGATGGCGGCCTGGTGTACCTCACCGCCCGAGCGGCGGGTGAATTGACCAGCACCGTCATCAACCACACCGGCATCACCCAGGCGCGGGCGCTGGCGACGGGGGAAAACGGTGAAATCTATCTGATGGGGGATATGGACAATGGCCGCATCGAGGTCGCCGGCACCCTGGATGCTTCAGCCCCTCATGGCGGCGATGGCGGGTTTATCGAAACCTCTGCGGCGGAGGTTCAGATTAAGGATGGCCTAGAGGTGACCACTGCGGCACCCCTCGGCAAAACCGGGGAATGGCTCATCGATCCCAATGACTACACGATAGCTGCGAGTGGCGGAGATATTACCGGCGAACAGTTATCCACCAACCTTGGGACAACCAACATCACCATTCAAAGTATTGAAGGTGTGAACACCTCAGGCAATGGCGATATTTTTGTCAACGATTCCATCACTTGGGACAGCAACATCCTGACTTTGAACGCCCAGCGCAACATCGAAATCAATCGTGAACTCTTTGGTTCAGGCACTGCTGGGCTGGCGCTGGAATACGGTCAGGGGGCCGTGGCGGCCGGCAACACGGCCGAATACTACGTCAACGCCCCGGTCAACCTGGCCTCCACCGGCAGCTTTTCCACCAAGCTGGGGTCTGACGGCGCGCCTCTCACCTATACCATCATCACCGAGTTGGGGGCTCAGGGTTCGACAACCGGTACCGATCTGCAGGGAATCAACGGCAACCTTTCCGGGCGCTATGTGCTCGGCGCCGATATTGATGCTTCTGCCACTGCTGACTGGAACAGTGGGGCGGGCTTTAGGCCTATAGCTCTCATACATACTGAAAATTTTACGGGAACCTTTGACGGCTTGGGCCATGAAATTACCAGCCTGACCATTGATCGCCCTGACACCAGTTTCGTTGGGCTTTTTGGTCGGGTACGCCCTGGTGGCACCGTAAAAAATGTTGGAATGACAGGTGTGTCTATAACAGGTGCCAACTACGTTGGCGGGCTGATCGCTAGTGCCACTGAAGGTAGCGTGACGAACAGTTATGCCACCGGGGTGGTGACGGGCAACAGCTATGTTGGCGGGCTGATCGCTAGTGCCACTGAAGGTAGCGTGACGAACAGTTATGCCACCGGGGTGGTGACGGGCAACAGCTATGTTGGCGGGCTGATCGGNGTTGGCGGGCTGATCGCTAGTGCCACTGAAGGTAGCGTGACGAACAGTTATGCCACCGGGGTGGTGACGGGCAACAGCTATGTTGGCGGGCTGATCGGTTATGCCAGAGAGGGCAACGCAACTAACAGCTATGCCACCGGGGTGGTGACGGGCAACAGCTATGTTGGCGGGCTGATCGGTTATGCCAGCCAAGGCAGCGTCACCAACAGCTATGCCACCGGAGTGGTGACGGGCACTAGTTTCTACGCTGGCGGGTTAATCGGTCGTGTCTATCAAGGCAGCGTCACCAACAGTTATGCCACCGGGGAGGTGGATGGCCACTGGTACAGTGGCGGGCTGATCGGCAATCTCAATCAAGGCAGCGTCACCAACAGTTATGCCACCGGAGCGGTGACGGGCCGCAATGATTACGTGGGTGGATTGATTGGTACCATTGACGCCGATCCGACCATCGCTAACAGTTACTGGGATACACAAACAAGCGGCATGAATACCAGTGCCGGCGGTGAGGGCAGAACCACGGCGGAAATGCAAAGGCTTTTAACTTTCGAAGCCTGGATGGGAGAAGATTCCCCTTGGACCTTCAGCGCCGGTACCGCTGCAGAAGGTTATGAGGCGGGTTTGCCCTATTTGAGCAATGTGACCCGCGAGGAAGACCGCCCACAATTCCGCATCCTATTTGGCGGGGGTTGGGGTGATAACGAAACCCCCTACTCCATCACCGATTGGAACCAGTTGCAGGACATCAACGTGGTTGTCGGTGATAACTTTAGTTTTAAACTTGTAGAAAATCTTGATACTTCGACTGCAGGCTACGCACTGCAGGTCAAAGTGAGCGAGACCTTGGCAAATGGCGGCAAGGGTTGGGAGCCCATCGGAACAAACAGCCGTCGTTTCATCGGCCACTTTGACGGCAACGGCTACACCATCAGAAATCTAATGATTAATAGACCAACCGAAAACTATGTTGGACTATTTGGTGCTACCGAGAACGCAAATTTGTTGAATCTGGCGTTCCACGATTTTGACGTGACCGGAAATCGCCGTGTCGGAGGGCTCATTGCAAGTGCCGAAAACACGACTATAAACAGGGTGTTTTCTAGCGGCGTGGTGAGTTCGACTGGCACCGACCATTCTATTGTAGGAGGGCTAGCTGGCGAAACACTCGGTGCCACAAGCATTGAAAATACTTGGTTTGGCGGTGATGTCACTGCGATCAGCAGAAATGTTGGTGGTCTCGTTGGATTAATGGCTGGGTCATCGTCCATTCAAAATTCGTATGTTACCGCCAACGTCAGGATTGTTGAACAAAGCAACCATGGCGCCATCGGCGGCTTGGTCGGCAGTGTTGATGCGACAGCAACTGGAAAAATTGAAAACAGCTATGCGACCGGCAGTGTCATCGCTACCAATACAAATACCTCGAATATCATGAATGTAGGTGTTGGTGGCCTGGTGGGGCAAATCAGAGGCAGTGAATCAGGCTTCAGTATTGTCAACAGTTACGCCGTCGGTACGGTTGGTTCGTACAGTGGTAGCACGACAAATGCAGGCGGCTTGGTTGGTGTTAATAACACCACGAATGCTGTAATCAATAGCTTCTGGGATATACACAAAAGCGGCATCACAACCAGCGCTGGTGGTGAAGGAAAAACCACGACGGAAATGCATACGCTCTCCACCTTCAGCGATTGGACTGTAGATGGTTCGCCTTGGACATTCACTGCCGGCGGGAGTTCTGTGGAAGGTTACGAGGTAGTTCTGCCCTATCTGACCGATGTAACCCGTGAAGAAGATCGTGAGTTGAGCGTCTTGTTCGCCGGGGGCTGGGGTGGTTTAACCAGCGGCGATAGTGATGGAACCCCCTACACCATCACTGATTGGAACCAGTTGCAGAATATCAATGCAGTTGTCGGTGGGAACTTTAGTTTTCAATTGTCGAACAGTCTGGATGCCGAGACGACCGGCTATGCCCAAAAGGTCAAAGATGGAGAAGTCTTAGCCAACAACGGCGCCGGTTGGAAGCCCATTGGTTCCGTAGGGCTTTCCGATTCCCCGTTTGTTGGAATCTTTGATGGGGGCGGCCACACTATCAGCAATTTGACCATCAACAGACCGCAAGATGACTACATTGGGCTTTTTGGTGCAACCCAGAATGCCGCCATCAGCAACCTGATACTATCCGATGTGGATATCCGTGGGGACGCTCTAGTTGGTTCTGTTGTGGGAGAGGCTAGAAATACACACCTGGAAAATATCGCTGTGACAAGTGGTATGGTGACAGGCTTCTTAAATGTTGGCGGGCTTGCCGGCTGGTTTGAGGAGGCAACAATAAGTAAAAGCTATGCGATGGGAGATGTCACTGGTGAAGCGCGCGTAGGTGGCTTGGCAGGAAACCTTGCGAATGGCGAGATCAGTGAAAGCTACGCTACGGGCAATGTTACGGGGAACGAGCTTGTAGGTGGACTAATTGGAACGGCTATCAACGCATCAACGGTGGAGCAGAGCTACTATAGCACAGGCACTGTAGCGGGCAACTTTTCTGTCGGAGGATTAGTCGGTGAAGCAGTGTCGACAACGATTACAGACTCATATGCTCATGGCTCTATTATTTCGGCCGACAAGGGGGGACAGGAATTCCCTGATGAAGCCATTGGCGGACTCGTCGGAAAGCTACTTGAATCATCTGTATCAAATTCTTACGCAGTAGGACAGATTTCACCTTCGGGTGATGCACAAGATGTCGGGGGATTGATCGGTCATGCAGTTGATAGTGACGTCATTGACAGTTTCTGGGATGCACAGTTAAGTGGCGTATATACCAGCGCCGGCGGTGAGGGCAAAACCACGACGGAAATGCATGCGCTCTCGACCTTCAGCGCCTGGAATGGAGAAGGCAGCCCCTGGACATTGACTGCCGGCGCAAGTGCGGTGGCGGGTTACGAGGTGGTTCTGCCCTATTTAGCCCATGTGACCCGTGACGAAGATCGTGAGTTGAGTGTCTTGTTCGCCGGTGGTTGGGGTAATGGCGAAACCCCCTATGCCATCACTAATTGGAATCAATTGCAGAATATCAACGCAGTTGTCGGTGAGGACTTTAGTTTTAAACTGTCAAACAATCTCGATGTCTCGATCACAGGCTATGCACAGCAGGTCGGAGAAGAAGATACGCTGGCCAATGACGGCAAGGGTTGGATGCCAATCGGTGCCAACGCAACCCGCTTTACCGGCACATTCGATGGGGGTGGCCACACCATCAATAATCTCATTATCAATATGGCAGAGGCAGATGATGTCGGCCTGTTCGGTGTTTCCGACAATGCAAGCTTACGGAACCTGACGCTCTACAATGCTGAAGTAACCGGGAAGGATTATGTCGGCGGCCTGGTTGGGCGGGCTACTGACACTTCCATTGAGAACATCCACATTGTTGGGGGTCGGGTCGGGGCCCTTCGATACGTCGGCGGCGTGGTTGGTCAAATTTTGACGGTTGGAGATGGTGTTTCAGCAATCAATACATCTTCGTCCAGCGCTTCCGTAATTTCAACAGGCAGTGGTGAATTTAGTGATGCCGGGGGACTCGCCGGTAATCTGCGCGGCAATACAACCCTTGGAAACTCCTGGGCCAGTGGGGATGTCACTGCGGGTTTTAGAAATGTGGGAGGTCTGGTCGGATTCCTTTACGGCGCAGCGGTCATTGAAAATTCCTATGCAACCGGCGATGTCAAAATGGTTGAACAAAGTAGCCATGGCGCCATCGGGGGCCTGGTCGGCAGCGTTGCTACGGATGCAACAGGAAAAATTAAAAACAGCTATGCGACCGGTAATGTCATTGCACCCAATTCATCATCTTCAGGAGTAAACCAAGGTGTCGGTGGGTTGGTTGGACAGATCAGAGATAGCGGAACCGGTTTCAGTATCATCAACAGCTATGCCATCGGCACGGTTGGATCGTACAGTGGCAGCACGACCAATGTGGGTGGATTGGTCGGAGTTAATAAAGCCAATCCAACCATCGCCAACAGTTTCTGGGATACGCAAACAAGCGGCATAACAACCAGCGCCGGTGGCGAAGGCAAAACCACGACACAAATGCATACGCTCTCAACCTTCAGCAATTGGAATGTAGATGGTTCGCCTTGGACATTGACTGCCGGTGGGAGCGCTGTGGAAGGTTACGAGGTGGTTCTGCCCTATTTAACCAATGTAACCCGTGAAGAAGATCGCGTGTTGAGCGTTTTGTTCGACGGTGGTTGGGGCGGCTTGACCAACGGCGATGCTGATGGAACTCCCTACACCATCACCGACTGGGATCAGTTGCAGAATATCAACGCGGTTGTCGATCAAGGCTTTGATTTTGTTCTTCAAAACGATCTGGATGCCGACACCGTTGGCTACACCCAACAAGTCAAAGAAAATGAGTTGTTGGCCAATGACGGCAAGGGTTGGGCACCCATCGGTTCCTGGTCAAATCCAGCGGCATATACCGGAACTTTCGACGGAAATAATAAAACGATTTCCGGTTTGATTATCAACCGCCCGAATGAAGAGGACGTAGGGCTTTTTGGCACAGCGGTGGATGCCACAATCGGCAACCTGACGTTGTCCGACGTTGATATTCTTGGGGGCGACGCCGTTGGTTCTGTTGTGGGAATGGCCGGCAATACGCATCTGGAAAATATCACGGTAACCGGTGGCGCAGTGGCAGGTACTTACGACGTTGGAGGGCTCGTCGGTGTGATGACGGAGAGCCTGCGGACGATTGTCGATAGTCATGCCAACGTCAGTGTTTCAGGAAATGCTGTTGTCGGTGGGTTGGTCGGTTCCTTGTACGGCTCCTCCATCATCAATAGTTCCGCAAGTGGCTCGGNGTCATGCCAACGTCAGTGTTTCAGGAAATGCTGTTGTCGGTGGGTTGGTCGGTTCCTTGTACGGCTCCTCCATCATCAATAG
- a CDS encoding PAS domain-containing protein, translated as MGQDKNSLIFNKDPQDLRSLIREAVDALKDTTEDVDAGEERDSRPTKFSGLLSTLPNAVLVFNCEGRLKNYNTVAREIFGPSLEQHQDSLFSQTILWRLDHNGKFVLPFNKDLLDQVIEKQESRPSEIVTLQSGTKTFYFLANLSPTFVSEVRPEGAVLSLTDITLLKKLQEQREDQLKSILSELKTPTTLLQGHAQMLAEHCRKTQADGGCQDHISAVLSSVAQIEHIVARLLAYLKCEENSGQRP; from the coding sequence ATGGGTCAAGATAAGAATTCCCTTATCTTCAACAAGGATCCCCAAGATCTGAGGTCACTGATTCGTGAAGCGGTTGATGCGCTGAAAGACACGACGGAGGATGTCGACGCGGGCGAAGAAAGGGACTCAAGACCGACAAAATTCAGCGGTCTGCTCTCTACGCTGCCCAATGCCGTGCTGGTTTTTAATTGCGAAGGCCGGCTTAAAAATTACAATACGGTCGCACGGGAGATTTTTGGCCCATCCCTCGAACAACACCAGGATAGCCTGTTCTCCCAAACCATCCTGTGGCGTCTGGATCACAATGGGAAATTCGTTCTACCCTTCAACAAGGACCTTCTTGACCAGGTCATCGAAAAACAGGAAAGCCGGCCCAGTGAAATTGTAACTCTTCAATCGGGCACGAAAACTTTCTACTTTTTGGCCAACCTGAGTCCCACCTTCGTCAGCGAGGTCAGGCCGGAAGGCGCTGTGCTGAGCCTGACCGACATTACCCTCCTCAAAAAGTTGCAGGAACAGCGTGAAGACCAACTGAAATCCATTTTAAGCGAGCTGAAAACACCGACAACTCTTCTTCAAGGGCATGCTCAGATGCTGGCCGAACACTGCCGAAAAACACAGGCAGATGGAGGATGCCAAGACCATATATCGGCCGTTCTCTCCAGCGTGGCTCAGATCGAGCATATTGTCGCGCGCCTGCTCGCATATCTCAAGTGCGAAGAAAACTCCGGTCAAAGGCCTTGA
- a CDS encoding Crp/Fnr family transcriptional regulator: protein MAVKASEESICRLSECEIFEKILPRYEQDLKELFTRKIVEKSQALFLQNEKPNKIHFLCSGKMKQSRTNYSGKNSTIRIFGPVNFLDIASVLTEEKYSFSCYALERSCVHAIDKSDFLRIFESDANFSRVILRQLCADTIRLKNELSNCRGLPGRQNLASLLISLAEDFGNKKRAGIELDILLSRAEMAEMCGMTTEALIRLLTGFKKEGLVEALDGKRLVIRDFQRLLEISRS from the coding sequence ATGGCCGTCAAAGCATCTGAAGAGAGCATCTGCCGCTTGTCTGAGTGTGAAATTTTTGAAAAAATATTGCCAAGATATGAGCAGGATTTAAAGGAGCTTTTCACTCGGAAAATTGTGGAAAAATCCCAAGCACTCTTTTTGCAGAATGAAAAACCCAATAAAATCCATTTCTTATGTTCTGGGAAAATGAAGCAGTCGCGAACGAATTATTCCGGGAAAAATTCGACAATCAGGATTTTCGGCCCTGTAAATTTTCTGGATATCGCTTCGGTTTTAACCGAAGAAAAATACTCCTTTTCGTGTTATGCGCTCGAAAGATCCTGTGTTCACGCCATTGATAAATCAGATTTTTTGCGGATTTTTGAGTCCGATGCAAATTTCAGCCGCGTGATTTTAAGGCAACTGTGCGCGGACACAATCCGCTTGAAAAATGAATTATCGAATTGTCGCGGGTTGCCCGGTCGTCAGAATCTGGCCTCCTTGTTGATCAGCCTCGCCGAGGATTTCGGCAACAAAAAACGAGCTGGCATCGAACTTGATATTCTCTTGTCGCGGGCTGAAATGGCAGAGATGTGCGGCATGACCACCGAAGCCTTAATCCGGCTTCTGACTGGATTCAAAAAGGAAGGGCTGGTTGAGGCCCTCGATGGCAAGAGACTTGTAATTCGTGACTTTCAGCGACTGCTGGAAATTTCTCGAAGCTGA